A genomic stretch from Aedes albopictus strain Foshan chromosome 2, AalbF5, whole genome shotgun sequence includes:
- the LOC109424175 gene encoding toll-like receptor 13 produces the protein MPFDCPVDRDGLKRHVFSERVRMEVQTRLKGLCLVLVLIGSVRAQCDDEVEGSVIGECGSTRMADNGFENFLPTGPEGSYNIRLNITQHTMRADEECMLGTAYNYMPWMFPNGTLTIRNQSTALDLSNLRLSDDAMSSLVRSLAVLSSVNNITYLSMAYNRLNLLPVDSLINFRNVQYLSLMKNPFREFSPDLKVRPKMPHLPFLIALDMRFCRLQSLPPDFFQSLPGLQYLFLSHNFISKLPATLFYSLGRLVHLDLSHMDSHSLREEEARLENPFMRLIEGMDMDPNIFQPLQKLRFLDLSFTKLDLKAFMSMSSLGGKLEYVSYCYTDLPALMDYLFLMESIKMLDLSGNVGCARALNAGSFQLLRDTLEVLFFKNASIYQLDWITGMNKLRVLNLRGNFLASFEGAPMRDLASLEVLDVSRNFIQSWSFRIFHLNTKLKLLNLRNNNLLLIPSSMLKDFENLNYLAVGGNQLQCSCNFVFLLHMVFEKDSKDVENENSSLAVTTQQPTYSVGHITLYDYNEDDYLCMNFTNKKKVNTLKLSVCNREDEGSYSNVSDAIPESIEEMIEDYLVIYIVACVVAVIILAFVVMIYWNWFYIKYFFVLLKNSAILSFYDDDKVYLDKSCLDDEAAYQYDVFVSYSDNDRAWVLDEMLPNLEQEDLITVCLHERDFEVGYGILENIISCMDRSRCLMLIVSESFLLSRWCQFEMHLAQHRLLETRRDELILVLLEDIPKRKCPKTLSYLMKTKTYIKWPRQQTGRDRELFWKRLRKALMSTKR, from the exons ATGCCGTTTGATTGTCCAGTTGACCGCGACGGGTTGAAAAGACATGTATTTTCCGAGCGCGTTCGGATGGAAGTACAAACGCGTTTAAAGGGACTTTGTCTAGTGCTGGTATTGATCGGAAGTGTCAGGGCGCAGTGCGACGATGAGGTGGAAGGTTCGGTTATAGGTGAATGCGGTTCCACCCGGATGGCTGATAATGGATTTGAAAACTTCCTGCCGACGGGACCGGAAGGCAGCTACAACATCCGTTTGAACATTACACAGCACACGATGAGGGCAGACGAGGAGTGTATGTTGGGAACGGCTTACAACTACATGCCATGGATGTTTCCGAACGGAACGCTGACGATCAGGAACCAATCAACGGCCCTCGATTTGTCTAACTTGAGGCTATCTGATGATGCTATGTCGTCCCTCGTGAGAAGCTTGGCCGTGTTGTCATCAGTGAAT AACATTACATATCTATCGATGGCGTACAACCGACTGAATTTACTTCCCGTGGATAGCTTAATTAATTTTCGCAACGTACAGTATTTGTCTCTGATGAAAAATCCCTTCAGAGAATTCTCACCTGATCTGA AGGTCCGTCCCAAGATGCCGCATCTACCGTTCCTAATAGCGCTGGACATGAGATTTTGTCGTTTGCAGTCTTTACCGCCGGACTTCTTCCAGAGTCTACCCGGGCTGCAGTATTTGTTCCTGTCGCATAACTTCATAAGTAAGCTTCCAGCCACGCTATTCTACTCGCTGGGGCGGCTTGTCCATCTGGATTTGTCCCATATGGATAGTCATTCCCTCCGGGAGGAAGAAGCACGATTGGAGAATCCCTTTATGAGATTGATCGAAGGCATGGATATGGATCCGAACATTTTTCAACCGCTGCAAAAGTTGCGGTTTCTCGATTTGTCGTTCACCAAGCTGGACCTGAAGGCTTTCATGTCGATGAGTTCTTTGGGTGGAAAGCTGGAGTACGTTAGCTATTGCTACACAGACCTTCCGGCGCTTATGGATTATCTATTTCTAATGGAAAGTATTAAGATGTTAGATCTGTCCGGCAATGTAGGTTGCGCGAGAGCATTGAATGCTGGAAGTTTTCAGCTCCTGAGAGACACTTTGGAAGTTTTATTCTTTAAAAATGCTAGCATTTACCAATTGGATTGGATAACCGGTATGAATAAGCTACGAGTGCTGAATTTGCGAGGGAACTTCCTGGCGTCATTTGAAGGGGCGCCCATGCGAGATTTGGCAAGCTTGGAAGTACTCGATGTGAGCCGAAATTTCATTCAATCGTGGTCATTTCGTATATTCCACCTAAATACGAAACTGAAACTACTGAATCTGAGAAATAACAACCTCCTGCTGATTCCTAGCAGTATGctgaaagattttgaaaatcTAAATTATTTGGCAGTGGGTGGGAATCAGTTACAATGTTCGTGTAATTTTGTGTTTTTACTACATATGGTGTTCGAAAAGGATTCCAAAGATGTCGAAAACGAAAATAGTTCTTTAGCAGTAACTACGCAGCAACCCACATACTCCGTCGGCCATATAACGTTGTACGATTACAATGAAGACGACTACCTTTGCATGAACTTCACTAACAAGAAAAAAGTGAACACACTAAAACTTTCCGTTTGTAATCGCGAAGATGAAGGATCTTACTCGAACGTGAGCGATGCGATCCCAGAGTCGATAGAAGAAATGATTGAAGATTACCTTGTGATATACATAGTAGCGTGCGTGGTGGCCGTGATAATTCTGGCGTTCGTCGTCATGATCTACTGGAACTGGTTCTACATCAAGTACTTCTTTGTGCTGCTGAAAAATTCTGCGATTCTGAGCTTCTACGACGACGATAAAGTGTATCTGGACAAAAGCTGTTTGGATGACGAAGCAGCGTATCAGTATGACGTGTTTGTGAGCTACAGCGATAACGACAGAGCTTGGGTATTGGACGAAATGCTGCCCAACTTGGAGCAGGAGGATCTTATCACGGTGTGCCTGCATGAGAGAGATTTTGAG GTGGGATATGGCATTTTAGAGAACATAATATCCTGCATGGATCGATCCCGCTGTCTGATGCTAATTGTATCGGAGTCGTTTTTGCTCAGTAGGTGGTGTCAGTTCGAAATGCATCTGGCGCAGCATAG GTTGCTCGAAACGCGTCGTGACGAGCTTATTTTGGTACTACTCGAAGACATCCCCAAGCGCAAGTGTCCGAAGACGCTCAGCTATCTGATGAAGACGAAAACCTACATCAAGTGGCCCCGGCAGCAAACCGGACGGGACCGAGAGCTTTTCTGGAAGCGTTTGCGCAAAGCTTTGATGTCGACTAAGCGGTAA
- the LOC115263233 gene encoding prisilkin-39-like — translation MLKNIIILATVVAATVALPTTQPPAQTAQKRSDDLDNAATSYTLAGTPGSRYGRYLSYDGYNGGYGGYAGSTGGYPVVANGGYSGYNGYNRGYTNGYSGGLASGYTTIPGGYFDGASGYADVVPSGYSGGYPSAGYTGGYTGAYNGGYTGYNTGYGTGYTQNYRYPYAAPANAYSGYNAGYSNYSPYYYST, via the exons ATGCTGAAG AATATCATCATCCTTGCAACTGTTGTTGCCGCAACAGTAGCCCTTCCAACGACGCAACCTCCAGCTCAAACAGCACAGAAGCGTAGTGATGATTTGGACAATGCAGCAACTTCGTATACCCTTGCTGGAACGCCTGGAAGTCGATATGGACGATACCTGTCATATGATGGATACAATGGTGGTTATGGAGGCTATGCCGGTTCAACTGGTGGATATCCTGTAGTGGCGAACGGTGGATATTCCGGATACAATGGTTACAACAGAGGATACACCAATGGCTACAGTGGAGGCCTTGCCAGCGGATACACCACCATTCCCGGAGGATATTTCGATGGAGCCAGTGGATACGCTGACGTAGTGCCTTCGGGCTATTCTGGTGGATATCCTTCTGCAGGTTACACCGGAGGATATACTGGAGCATATAATGGCGGGTATACTGGATACAATACCGGATACGGTACTGGATACACTCAAAACTACCGGTATCCTTATGCAGCACCAGCCAACGCCTACAGTGGATACAATGCAGGCTACAGTAATTACTCTCCCTATTACTACAGCACGTAG